A DNA window from Camelina sativa cultivar DH55 chromosome 17, Cs, whole genome shotgun sequence contains the following coding sequences:
- the LOC104755034 gene encoding uncharacterized protein LOC104755034 produces the protein MMMKSVCSISTAPLIRSSPFQSLSRASLNHRFTLKSPASLYLSHPTTTSCCFSNPWSSQESLDSSHGGMSSKESISVFVGDSLKNLKMQVGSPAISLHSINPIAKLSLSDQAFLLLAFIACTTSVAFTSLVVAAIPTLLAMGRAATSFAKLADTARKELPSTLAAVRLSGMEISDLTLELSDLSQEIADGVNKSAKAVQAAEAGIKQIGTLAQQQTLSMIEERANLPEISLQPVVAGAAEKTSQAIGSVTKRLMNIITGGDKDEEEDTLGI, from the exons atgatgatgaaatctGTTTGCTCGATTTCAACAGCTCCATTGATTCGTTCGTCTCCATTTCAATCTCTTTCTCGGGCAAGCTTGAATCATCGATTTACCCTCAAGAGTCCAGCTTCGCTCTACTTATCCCATCCAACAACTACAAGTTGCTGTTTTTCAAACCCATGGAGTTCTCAGGAATCATTGGATTCCTCCCATGGTGGAATGTCGTCTAAGGAATCGATTAGTGTATTTGTAGGTGATTCGCTTAAAAACCTCAAGATGCAAGTAGGCAGCCCAGCTATTTCTCTGCATTCTATCAATCCGATAGCCAAGCTGAGTCTGAGTGATCAGGCATTTCTTCTCTTGGCCTTCATCGCTTGCACG ACTTCAGTGGCTTTTACAAGTCTTGTGGTTGCAGCCATTCCCACACTTCTG GCCATGGGTAGAGCTGCAACTTCCTTTGCGAAGTTAGCTGATACAGCTCGGAAAGAACTCCCTAGTACCTTGGCAGCCGTAAGGCTCTCCGGCATGGAAATAAGTGATCTTACTCTTGAATTGAGTGATTTAAG CCAAGAGATAGCTGATGGggtaaacaaatcagcaaaaGCGGTCCAAGCAGCTGAAGCTGGAATCAAACAGATTGGAACACTTGCACAGCAGCAAACTCTCT CAATGATTGAAGAGAGAGCAAATTTACCAGAAATATCGCTGCAACCTGTAGTGGCTGGTGCAGCCGAGAAAACTTCTCAAGCAATTGGCAGTGTAACCAAGAGACTGATGAACATCATAACCGGAGGAgacaaggatgaagaagaagatacattAGGCATTTAG